A single region of the Brassica oleracea var. oleracea cultivar TO1000 unplaced genomic scaffold, BOL UnpScaffold01322, whole genome shotgun sequence genome encodes:
- the LOC106321224 gene encoding LOW QUALITY PROTEIN: protein QUIRKY (The sequence of the model RefSeq protein was modified relative to this genomic sequence to represent the inferred CDS: inserted 1 base in 1 codon): protein MAENDFSLKETCPKIGGGRSFPGGEMQTSSFDLVERMTFLYIRVVKARALPSNDSFIEVTIGSYKGRTKNNTNPNPNPEFHEVFAFNKDRLQGNVLDVAVKANEEVIIGKCKFEVAEIPTRVPPDSPLAPQWYRLEDINGNRFGGEVMLSVWMGTQADEVFPEAWHSDCVTVNGDNAVIARSKVYLSPRLWYLRVNVIEAQDLVPLQGNRTNPEILVKGFLGNIVVRSRVSQTRTMSPXLERGYDLGQNEECLGKCEIKLSQVERRVMPDPVPAMWYNLERVVDSVVPGFAGRIHLRVSLEGGYHVLDESIQYSSDYRASAKILWTPAIGVLELGVISASGLMPMKSRDGRGTTDAYCVAKYGQKWLGRTEPPLRRDVVEYMLDFGSNIWSIRRGRANFERLVTFFTAFLDAWVWFDSVCKWKSPLSKADSALPDELDEEFDGFPSGKSADLVKNGCLWSNLLNLHETADDFACLLRHETP, encoded by the exons ATGGCAGAAAACGACTTCTCACTCAAAGAGACATGTCCGAAAATCGGCGGTGGAAGATCGTTTCCCGGCGGCGAAATGCAGACGTCATCGTTCGACCTCGTGGAGCGAATGACATTTCTCTACATCCGAGTCGTCAAGGCTCGAGCCTTACCTTCCAACGACTCATTCATCGAAGTCACCATCGGAAGCTACAAAGGAAGAACGAAGAACAACacaaaccctaaccctaacccTGAGTTCCACGAAGTGTTCGCCTTTAACAAGGATCGTCTCCAAGGAAACGTCTTGGACGTCGCTGTGAAGGCCAACGAAGAAGTGATTATTGGTAAGTGTAAGTTCGAAGTTGCTGAGATTCCGACGCGTGTCCCTCCGGACAGTCCACTGGCTCCTCAGTGGTATAGATTAGAAGACATCAACGGGAATAGGTTTGGAGGAGAGGTTATGCTGTCTGTATGGATGGGGACACAAGCTGATGAAGTGTTCCCTGAAGCTTGGCATTCGGATTGTGTTACCGTGAATGGAGACAACGCAGTGATCGCACGGTCTAAAGTTTATCTATCTCCGAGGCTTTGGTATCTGAGAGTGAACGTCATTGAGGCTCAAGATTTGGTTCCGTTACAAGGAAACAGAACCAATCCGGAGATTTTAGTGAAAGGGTTTTTAGGGAACATTGTCGTGAGGAGTCGGGTGTCTCAGACACGAACCATGAGCC GTTTGGAACGAGGATATGAT TTAGGTCAAAACGAAGAGTGTTTAGGGAAATGTGAGATAAAGTTATCTCAAGTTGAGAGAAGGGTAATGCCGGATCCTGTGCCGGCTATGTGGTACAACTTGGAACGCGTCGTGGACTCAGTGGTACCGGGATTCGCGGGGAGGATTCATTTGCGGGTTTCGTTGGAAGGAGGTTACCATGTTCTTGACGAGTCTATTCAGTATAGCAGCGATTACAGAGCTTCTGCTAAAATTTTATGGACTCCAGCCATTGGTGTGTTGGAGCTTGGTGTCATCAGTGCGTCCGGTTTGATGCCTATGAAGTCACGTGATGGCCGAGGAACCACTGATGCGTATTGTGTGGCCAAGTACGGGCAGAAGTGG CTAGGCCGGACCGAGCCGCCGCTACGAAGAGATGTGGTTGAGTATATGCTTGATTTCGGATCCAACATTTGGAGTATCAGAAGAGGAAGAGCGAATTTCGAACGTCTTGTGACATTCTTCACTGCGTTTCTTGATGCTTGGGTTTGGTTTGATTCGGTTTGCAAATGGAAGAGTCCG CTGTCTAAAGCGGATTCGGCTTTACCTGATGAGCTAGACGAGGAGTTTGATGGGTTTCCGAGTGGTAAATCTGCAGATTTGGTGAAGAA TGGTTGCTTGTGGAGTAATCTTCTTAATCTCCATGAAACTGCTGATGACTTTGCTTGCCTTCTACGTCATGAGACACCCTAG